A window of Macrotis lagotis isolate mMagLag1 chromosome X, bilby.v1.9.chrom.fasta, whole genome shotgun sequence contains these coding sequences:
- the ZMAT5 gene encoding zinc finger matrin-type protein 5 translates to MGKRYFCDYCDRSFQDNLHNRKKHLNGVQHLRAKKVWYDLFRDAAAILVEEQNKRPCRKFLETGQCDFDSNCRFSHMTAGDLEQLAAQVHEERLSREQEIVEVPEGGIEDWLEKRAKRRSSVQSSSTLSAKPVVFQYPPGWPPIQDLPPSLRAPPPGGWPQQPNVQWG, encoded by the exons ATGGGGAAGAGATACTTCTGCGACTATTGTGACCGCTCCTTCCAAGACAATCTCCACAATCGGAAGAAGCACCTGAACGGCGTCCAGCATCTGAGAGCCAAGAAGGTCTGGTATGACCTCTTCCGAG ATGCTGCAGCCATTTTGGTGGAGGAGCAGAACAAAAGGCCTTGCAGGAAGTTTCTGGAGACAG GTCAGTGTGACTTTGATTCCAACTGTCGCTTCTCCCATATGACGGCGGGGGACCTGGAGCAGCTGGCGGCCCAGGTACACG AGGAAAGACTGTCCAGGGAGCAGGAGATTGTGGAGGTGCCAGAAGGAGGCATTGAAGACTGGCTGGAGAAGCGGGCCAAACGTCGGAGCTCTGTCCAGAGCAGCAG TACGCTTTCAGCCAAACCTGTCGTCTTCCAATACCCACCGGGGTGGCCACCCATCCAGGACCTGCCACCATCCCTGCGGGCCCCACCTCCCGGAGGCTGGCCCCAGCAGCCCAATGTCCAGTGGGGCTGA